The following DNA comes from Salvia splendens isolate huo1 chromosome 17, SspV2, whole genome shotgun sequence.
ctgtaggtattcgtcgaacatgtcagcgggcctggcataggcaagctgcctaattgtCATCGTACACTTCTGGTATGTCGACAAGCTGGGTCGACCGGTGGCATCATATCGCAAGTTGAAGCACTTGAACCGCTGCGCCAAACACGTCGCTATATGGACGAAGAGAttttgcgacattctgaatcgcctaCGGAAAACCAATGGCAGATAACGGGCGTTCTCGTTGAAGTAGTCTTCCATCAACCGGCGGTCAGCCCCGGCATGATCACGGTCGAAATACCGCCGATGATAGAATGGCCGAGGGACTGCCACTGCCACCGCCGCCTcagccgccgcctccgccgccgcctccgccgcatCTTCCGTCTCGTCAGCTTCACGTTGCACCGCTGCAATaaggttttggaactccagatctaccgcttgttggaattgttcatcgtcggaatccatagTTGCAAGGTTGAATTGAAATTGGAAGGAAATATTGAAAAGATTGGAGGAAAATAGAAGTAAAATGAAGTTGGAAAAATGGAACGGAAGtgtagtattttataaataattttcaaaatttaaaaaaattaaattaaattccgcGGCCCAGCTACGAATGGCGGCCCGCTGCAGTGGAGCAGCGGCTCGCCCTCGGCTCTCGGCCCTGCGCCCCGCCTCTCGgctctctgcaatggggggccgcgcaccgagccgcggctcccccattgtggacactcttagtgttttttttaatgagatTGGTATACTTGATCAATTTTTAATTACAATCGTCACATTTTTATGCGGTGAAATATAATCGATTCAATTTGATGCCACGATACTCTTCTAGGAAAATCTAGCTGAGATGATTCTTGAATCTGTATTTCCCGTAACTACTGATTCAACTAATCAAACCAATTACCCAAATTGAGAGAAATTCGATTCATTTCCACCTCTACAATGACTACTCTTAGCAACTGTGCGGCGCCGCTCTCCTTCCTCCGCCGCAAAACCGCCGCTTTCCACCCCAGCCGTCGCTGCTTCTCGACTCGCACCGCCCGTCAATTCTCCCGGTCAGTGACCTATTCACCAAATCGCCGCCGCCCATCGAGTTGCTGCAGCAGCGCCGTCACAAAAAATGACGCCGTAGCTGCGACGCCGCCACCGGAGAGTGAAATTCGGGTTAGAATCGTGGTTGTTGTTGGAGAGGGAAGCGTCAGCCCTCTCAAATCCGCGCCTTGGTATGACGTCATGCTCCACACTGTAAGTAAACCAAATTGAGCTCCACaaataattgaaatttgatcatttattTCCATTTAATTAGTAATTGTTGCAGATTTATATTTTACtatgttgatttatgtttgccTTCAAATGCTAGGAAAATGCCCTTTTCTGACCTAATTATAGCCCCTTTTAATCTGATTAGGCCAAGAGATTGAAATGGGTAGACGAAGGGTATGAAATGGAGGTGTATACTGACAATGCTTGTCGAGATGAGAATGCAATCACACACCAGTTTCACCATGATTTGAGGCAGGCAGATATTTTGCTGGTTGTTGCTGTTTCTGATCAAGAATCCATTAAATCAATCCAGTCCTGTAGCCAAGACGTTGCCAATATCGTATGTTTCGACTCGTCTCCATCTCTACCGAACAAATTAGGCGGATCGCTCGTGCAAACAAAGGCTGTGAAGGAATCTGAGGAAGTGGCGAAGTCAGTAAATGAGGCGTGGAGCAGGCACAACTCGGATGATATAAGGTTCTGTTTGCTGGTCATCGTGAATGCCTACGTCAAGCCGGTTCCTGTACTGAAGAACCTACGGGCGAAGGGCTTCTCGACGTTGAGCTGCATGGTGAAGAACTGCGGCCCCCAAATCTTGAACTGTTTGTTGGATGACAATTGCAGGAAGGCTCTACAATGCTTGAACAATTGCAGCCCGGTCGATCAGGTCTGCAACTATAAGTGCATCGCATCGTATGAGAGCCGAGAGCTGGAGGAGTTCTCTCTATGCGTTCTGCAGAAGCACAACTGCCTCGAGCTGGATGCAAAAATCCCGGATAAGCCCTTTGTGGCCCCGATGGCGCGTTtccgggaagtggagctggacCATGAGACCGCTGAGGATCTGTTTGTCGGCTGGCTGGGGCGTTTGGAGTGGAGCTGGCGCGTCGTTGCTGGGCAGAATCCGGCGTACGACCAGTTCCCGTGCCAGTACCAGCTCTTCTACAGAGGGAGGGCGAAAGGGTCGTTATGGTACGAGCCAGTTTTTCAGGTGAGGACGCTGGACGGGGATCTcgtgtggaggaggaggaggtacCGGGTGAAGAGGGGGACAAGGCCAGGGACGTTCTACTTCAGCGTGCTGGATAATGGCGTGGTGTCGAATGAGATGTGGACGATTGTGGATGTGGCTGATGATCTCGGGTGGGGTTTGTTTCACTACCACGGTGCGGCTAGAGTTGCAGGGCAGTCGTACACGGGGGCGGTGCTAGTGAGCCCGACTGGGGCCTACCCGGACGAGAGCCAGCTAGGGAAGGTGGGATCTGCATTAGAGAAATGCAGCATAAAGGAATGGGAGGTTTTTGATGTTGATAATTGTTCTTGTGAAAATCCACCTTTGGATTTGCCAGAAGATTCTAGATTGCATTCTAAATTGAGTGTCGAATCTTTGGAAGATAGTTCTGCAAGTGTTTGACGAGAATGTCTTAATTGAGACATGAAAGAGGTTAGAATGTTTGTCCAATATTGTGAAAATGATTTATAGAGTTCCACATTTGAAATTTGTTGTTATAAAAGAGTTTGAAATGGGGTCAGAATTCATAGGTCATCGATGCCAAGAATTTAGTAGTAGCGAgaataaaaagatttgtaaatGGGGCAGAATTTAtatgtgaaagtgtgtccatgcaaactactggagctcggcttctgagctcggaaatgaagctcggctttgagtccggttgtgatcgagtggtggagcctcggcagctccgagaagagatcaagaaataaagctcggctttgagctagccgagaaaggcagttcggttgatagccgagaaatgcagttcggttgctaaccaagaatggcagttcggttttagccgagcagcggttataactaactttgggaaatagagttagttggattttatttcttgattgcatcttgtataaatagctcgatagagctcagtagtgagagagcagaattacaccatatacacacactcagAGAGATTAAATCTCAAGATAGCAAGCagttgtgagcggtagagtgtgagtgtgagttcctTGTAACCgagagttccatcaataagattccggtcatcttctccttgGACGTAGGTGTttcatcaccgaaccacgttacatCGTTGTGTGCTTTATTTTCTTCGTTCGTGTGCGagtgagatcggcggtatctcgacccaacaagtggcgccgtctgtgggaagcgtTGAAACGTTTTCTTGATTGGTTTTCTGGGTGAGTTGAAGTCCGGGAACTTTGTTGTCTGAGCcgatcttggcgattgcccaccaTTTGTTCGAGAAATTCCACGGCCAGgtttgaggtggagaagttcaccggCAGAAACGACTTTGGACtgtggaggttgaagatgaaggccatcttgatgcagcaaggcctatGGGATATCTTGAAGGAAGACAGTGATGCTAAAGAAAATCCAGAGGCCGACGAGAAGGAGAAAGGGAGGCTTCAAGATATGCAATACAAGGCCTATAGCACCCTGATCTTAAACTTGACAAATAGGGTGCTTAGAGAGGTTTCCAAGGAAGAGACAGCCGCAGGGGTGtggacaaaacttgagtcattgtataTGACCAAGTCCATTGCAAATCGATTGCATTTGAAGCAGAAACTTCTTGCCTTCAAGTTCTCGGATGGAAGAAGCATTGCTGAACAGCTTGAGGAATTCGGAAAGTAtattgatgatcttgaaaacatCGATGAGGTGATCAAGGATGAAGACAAAGCCTTAATGTTGTTGAATTCCCTTCCTAAAAGTTTCAAACATTTCTAGGATGCGGTGCTACTTGGAAGAGAGTCCAAGGTTACCTATGAGGAGATCCATTCTGCCCTAAAATTGAAAGAATCACAGAGGATTGATCATCCAACTCCTTCAAGGAAAAATGATCCAGTGGCTGAAAGTTTgtatttgaagaaaaattagaaCAAGAAAGGCTTCAAGAAGAAGAAACCAAAGAAGGAGAGAGCTGAGGGAGAGAAGGAGACCAGGAGCTGctattattgcaagaaaccgGGCCATTTGAAGAAATCTTGCAATGCTTGGAGAAGGAAGCAAGAGCAAGAGATGGCTGGCAATCTGGAGACTGCTGATCTAGCTCAAGAAGTGGAGGCCAATGAGGCCTTGAATATATACTCAGGAGCAAAGATTGAAGAGTGctggattatggactcgggcTGCTCCTTCCATATATGCTCTCACAAATCCTGGTTTCAAGAATTGTCAGCATGGAGAGGATCAGTGATGCTGGGGAATGATCAGACGTGTGATGTCAAGGGCATTGGGGAGATCAAGCTCAGAATGAAGGGTGGAAGTGTCAAGACTCTCACAGAGGTCAGGTTTATACCACAGATCAAGAGAAACTTGATCTCTCTTGGATTGTTAGAATCAAAGGGGTACAAGTTTGATTCCAGTAATGGGATTCTCAGAGTAACAAAGGGTTCCAGAATCATTATGGAGGCCCAAAGAAAGAATAGCTTGTACTACTTGCTGGGAGAGACAGTGGTTGATGCAGTGAATGTTGCTCAGTCAGAGAATCTTAATATTTGGCATGCTAGGCTGGGACATGTgggtgaaaagggcatcaggCAGCTGGCCAAACGTGGTGTGATGAAGTTAGGTACATCAGAGAAACTGAGTAAGTGTGAATCTTGCATTCTTGGAAAGGCGAAGAAGCTGCCATTCACTGGTGGGAAGCACACTTCAACCGCACCCtttgtgtatgcccacagtgacctTTGGGGGCCATCTCCAactgaatccataggtggaggtaagtatttcatctccatcatagatgattatTCAAGAAAAGTATGGATATATATCCTGAAAGAGAAGTCCCAAGCATTTGAGAAGTTTAGAGAATGGCATGCTAGATATGAGAATGAGAAAGGGTCAGTGCTGAAATATCTtaggactgataatggcatggaGTTTCTGTCTACTGAATTTGATAGCTTCTGTAAGGAGAAGGGAATAAGGAGACATCGGACAGTGCCAAGAAACCCCCAACAAAACGGGTTGGcagagagaatgaataggacattgctagAGAAAGTGAGATGTATGCTATTTTattctggaatgccaaagaagTTTTGGGCAGAGGCCGTTTCTACTGCAGCTGCTCTCATCAATAAGTGTCCTTCTTCAGCAATCTCTGATGAGACCCcagatcagagatggtatgggaGCTTGGGAGATTATTCTGCATTGAAGATTTTTGGATGTGCAGCTTATGCACATATAAGGCAGAATAAATTAGAACCAAGAGCCAAGAAATGTGCAATGTTAGGATACCAAGATGGTGTGAAGGGATACAGATTGTGGAACTTGGATGGAGAAGGTCAGAATGTTATAGTGAGCAGAGATGTAATATTCAATGAAGAAGAAATGCCATTCAAGAAAAATGGAAGAGCCTCTGATGGTGGCAGCAGCTCTAGTATGCAGAACTTTGAGTTTGGTGAAGGATCTGGTGGAACAGATACAGATGAGGATGCTGATAttacagaaaatcaagaagaaggtggagtacTTAATCCTCAACCAGCTCAGGATGTGAGTAATCATGATCCACCAATGGAGCAAGCTGCTGCAAGTCAGGAAATTAGAAGGAATCCGAGGAGGAATGCAGGCTTGCCTAGTAGGTTTTCAGATTATGatatgagcttctttgctctatgTGTAGCAGAAGTACTCATGTTTTCAGAGCCCTCgacctatgaagaagccatgagttgcaaggaaagtcagaaatggatcaaggccatggaagaagaaattgaGTCCCTATTGAAAAATGGAACTTGGGTTTTGGTGATTGATCCAGGGATACAGAAActgatcagttgcaaatggTTGTTCAAAAAGAAGgtagaggtgggggaggttgaaagcatacgttttaaagcaaggctggttgctagggggttcacacaagtggagggaattgattacacagaggtgttctctccagtggtgaaacatacttccattcggatcttgttggccatgactgctcattttaactgggagctgcatcaactcgatgtgaagacagcctttttacatggagatcta
Coding sequences within:
- the LOC121775589 gene encoding violaxanthin de-epoxidase, chloroplastic-like; translation: MTTLSNCAAPLSFLRRKTAAFHPSRRCFSTRTARQFSRSVTYSPNRRRPSSCCSSAVTKNDAVAATPPPESEIRVRIVVVVGEGSVSPLKSAPWYDVMLHTAKRLKWVDEGYEMEVYTDNACRDENAITHQFHHDLRQADILLVVAVSDQESIKSIQSCSQDVANIVCFDSSPSLPNKLGGSLVQTKAVKESEEVAKSVNEAWSRHNSDDIRFCLLVIVNAYVKPVPVLKNLRAKGFSTLSCMVKNCGPQILNCLLDDNCRKALQCLNNCSPVDQVCNYKCIASYESRELEEFSLCVLQKHNCLELDAKIPDKPFVAPMARFREVELDHETAEDLFVGWLGRLEWSWRVVAGQNPAYDQFPCQYQLFYRGRAKGSLWYEPVFQVRTLDGDLVWRRRRYRVKRGTRPGTFYFSVLDNGVVSNEMWTIVDVADDLGWGLFHYHGAARVAGQSYTGAVLVSPTGAYPDESQLGKVGSALEKCSIKEWEVFDVDNCSCENPPLDLPEDSRLHSKLSVESLEDSSASV